The sequence caaCATCTTGGAAAATTTCATCAACAACTTCCATATCATCTTCAACCTTTTTCTTTggtttacttttatttttattatcaatttttgaatctgttgatttattttttctatctTGTTTTGATTGTTCAATTCTTTCAATGATTTCCTGTTTTGATTTCTCTTTATTTGATTGTCTCTCTTTTTGTTGAGTTTCTttcttttgttgtttttctaatttcttttgtttttcagATTCAaagatttcattattttccaAACCAAGTGATAAAAGAATCTTTTTGGAGGtatctttaatattttgtttattattgaGTTTATAAAGACGACATAATGTtgattctaataatttacaagATTCTGAACccaatttatttgataaactGGTACTATCACCActatttgatgatttaataatttgtaaacatgagaaaataatttgattgataatatttaaatgatcaaaaattgaatttggtttcaattgtttttctttacCATTTAATGAATTACAAAGAGTAGTTAAAATATCGGAAGCATTATTTAAGAGATTCTTACCACTTGTACCATAAGAATCTTTTCTCTTTACAATGGATGATAAAACATCTAAAATCTTCTTTGAATTATAATCATTTTGAGGTGATTCAATGATAGTTGTAACCTTTTTAATTGATGCCCAAATTACAGTTGGGAATCTTTGAGCAAACTCTGTAAAGAATCTTGATGGTACGATATTATTACGATCTAATAAACATTCAATAATTGAATCTAATTtagttgaaaataatttaatatctaaTGAACCATATTCTGAAGGTGTTGGttgttcaacaacaacattgTTGTTTGTAGTTGATTTAGTTGATTTAGTTGATTTCTTTGATGGAGTTTGTTGAACAGCAACAGTGGCAACTGGtggtttaattgataataaaactcTAACAATCATATAAATTGCATGACCAGATAAAATATAAGCAgaggaattattattttgttgttctttatcttttgaaGAACCAGTATGTTTTGAAGAGAGAATTGTATCGAATAAggatgataataattgattcaattcttGAACATTTACAGATTTATCAGTAGTTGTACGAATTTGTGAGAATTTATTCTTAAATAAACTAATGAAACGATTAGAGATTGATGGTTCATCAAAGGAGGTTGCTTCAATCATTAATGGAATCATCTTAAAGATGTATTCATTTGGATTTGTAATGAATTTCTTTACATAAGATTCTAATAAATCGATTAAACGTGATTTCAAATTAATAGTTTGAGTTTTAATATCTTGATAATTActcttcttttcttttttactcTTAAAAACttctttcaaataattatccATCATTTTAGCTTCTTCTTCAGTTGGTTCAAGtaaatcttcatcttcatcatcttcatctaataataaatgtttaCCCATTGTTTGTTTTAATCTTGCAACTAATTCTGGATTAACtgaattatcatcatcagaatcttcttcttcttcttcttcctcttcttcttcctcctcttcatcatcttcttcatcttcatcgtctgaattttcttttgattgttttaattcttcaggtgaaattggtttaaattcatcatcatcttcattatcttcgtcatcatcaccattaccatctaaaccattaaataattcatcagTTGGTGCTTTAATCATTGTAAGAATATGTTCGAGTACTTGGAAAGAGATATTATCAGCAaagattgaaaatatttgtttaataattgtaCGTAAGATATGAATTGGTTTATCTAATAATGAGATTAAAACATCTAAAAGTACCATAAATGGTTGAGGTTTATCTTGTTCTGGTGCTGATCTTTTTTTAGTTGTTGAtttttgtggtggttgtggatTTGTTAATTCTTCAAAAGCAGATGTTAAATCTTCAATAATTTCAGAGATTTCTTGTGCATCAGTAAGATAATGTAATGAAACATGAAcgaataataattcaaagccaaccaattgatttaatcttttttcagcagatttttgttttaattgaattgattgaaCGATTTTCATAATTCTATCAATTGGTTTAATACCCATTGGTAAAAAGGTTGACAATTGTGGTCTATCTGAATCGGTTgaacctttttttaataaatcgtATTGGAAACTTGCCATTTTAGAAGCCCAGAATTCACCATTACTCATTGTACCTTCATATGATGTAGTTTGTTGTTTAGTTGATTCTAAAGTAAGGTATGAAAGTTCCTCTAAAACTGAACAAAATCTAATGAAACATTGATCTCTAATTGATTGAGAAATCTCTGATTTTGGTTTACTTGTGAATAATTCTTCTGTAAAAGTTTTAACTGGAGCAGCAACGACAGCAGCAGTAACTTTCTTTTTACCTTTAGTAACTGGAGTGGCGGTAGCAACGGCAGCAACTGGTTTTGATTCACATGTTAAATAATAAGAATGGAAATAAAGGAATtgtaataattctaataacATTGGctctaatttaattaaactttCAGTTGGACGTTTAACTAAATCTTTTGAAATGTGACCGATTTGACTTAAAATCCAATGTCTAGATGAATCAATATATTTCTCTGATTTCTCTtcattattcatttcatcaattaccatatcatcttcatcttcattattactattattattactattatcatttgatgatgatgatgatgaagaaactacattaataaataatttatataatgaatttaaataaattttaattgaatcttcATCTAAATCTTTAactaattcattaattacaTCGACTGAAATTGATTGTTcgaatttttgtttttgttgttgttgattttgtggATTTTGGTTATGATGAtgtgaattatttgaaaagaataaaattaatgctAAACGATGTTGTGATGAAATCTCTGCTGTTCTTGGAATTGATTGGAATGCTAATGAACCAACTTCATGTAATGGACTAGTTGGTTTTAATGATTCACTTAAATTTGCAATAACATTTTCACtaaaaatatcattaataatatctGGATGTACTAATGGTAATaacatttcaaataattgtaatCCTAAATATCTCTTATTCATTGatgttgttttaaataaattatcttttaaaaaaaaaaaagaattaataaatttaattataagaaaaaataataataaataaataaataaataaaaaattaacaaactTACCTTCAACTattaatttccaaaattCTAATAATGTTGCATTTTCTTCATGATCAGccaataaaatttcaaatgtaaTTCTCCAAACTTTATGAATTCTTGGATGAGATTTACAAGATTcactaaaaatattttttaataaacttaaatttgaaatatttaaaatacttGGATGTTTCCAACCAACagtttgtttaattaaattgaatttctaaaaaaataaaaaaaaataaaaaaaagaattaataaatattattattattattatttttttttttttttttttttttataattttataattttatatatatatatatatataaacttactttaaattttttagaaattaataataataatgataataaatctgGTGTATATTCATCTTGAGATTGTGGAATTATTGGTTTAATGAATGGCCAAAGtttatcaaaatttgaaTCTGATAATTGTTCGAATAAGGAAGATAAGATTTCAAAAGATAATTCAGAATAGATTGATCTCTTTTTTGAAATGtataataattgttcaacTATACATTCAATCATATTTTCAGATGGCGGACGATTGAAATCGTAATTGATAGATTTTGAAGgttgattttgaataattGGTAAACCTTCCAAACGAGATGATCTAATGATTGACATCATACCGAATAAACGACCAAAATGAGATTCCTTCTCTGAAAGATTCTTTCCACTTAAATCCATATGAAAAGCAAGAAAATCGAAAAACCATGGTAATTCAATCACTTGTTTAAAACTATGTAATATCTCTGATAATGCCATTGAAAAACCAATACGTGCTGAATCTCTTGTACTTGCTAAACCAATTACTAATCTCTTTAAtgtataatttaattctggtgataaattattattaaaaatttcagatttttcaataatttttggaactaaataaaaaaataaataaaaaataaaaaaataaataaattagtattattatttttttatttatttatttatttaaaattatattaataataataatttaccaattcTTGAAATATCTTTATGATCTTCTGGTTTAAAAACTGATTGAATTTCTTCTAATGTTTGAACTAATGTTGTAATTGATTGTAAACGAGTTTCATTATCCATTGAAGCGATATCATAGAAACATTGTAAAATGGCATCTTTTTTCTTGATCTCAATATTTAATGCATCTAATGGTGTAAcaacaccattattattggttgttgtCACTTCTACTGTTGAGGTAGTCATctctttatttgaattttattatatataaatagagAGGAGTGAGATGAAAACACGccaaataatttagaaaaaaaaaaaaaaaaaaaaaaaaaaaaaaaaaaaaaattaaaaaaaaacgaaagaAACTTTCGGTTTAttcgataaaaaaaaaaaaaataaaaaaaaaataaaaaaaaaaaataaaaataaaaatgaaaaaaaaaaaaatagaaaataaaaaaaaaaaataaaaaacaaataaaaataataaaaaataaatgcatatgcaaaaaaaaaagacacaccacatttatttttttgatttttttatttctctatattttaaaatacaattttatttttatttttatttttactatttaatttacaatttataaattatttgttattttattttattttattttatttattcatcagatttaattattaaagtttCACCAATTTTACTAACacaaaattcattttcttttaatccAAGTTTTTGAGATTCTTTAATTAGTAATTGTGGTGGTTCTAATATTGGTTCTGATGATAATAGATAAGTACCCCAATGAATACCAAAACTCTTTTTTGAGTTTAATTCTTTATGAATTCTAACAGCTTCTTCAACATTGATATGACAAGATCTCATAAATTCTCTATTTAAATCGTATGCACCAATTGCAATTAAACTAAAATCAAATGGACCATAATAATGAGAGATTTGTTTAAATAGTTGATCATGATCCGCTGTATCAccactaaaataaaatcttttattcTTTCCAACCACACACCAACTACCCCAAA comes from Dictyostelium discoideum AX4 chromosome 2 chromosome, whole genome shotgun sequence and encodes:
- a CDS encoding DNA polymerase V family protein, which gives rise to MTTSTVEVTTTNNNGVVTPLDALNIEIKKKDAILQCFYDIASMDNETRLQSITTLVQTLEEIQSVFKPEDHKDISRIVPKIIEKSEIFNNNLSPELNYTLKRLVIGLASTRDSARIGFSMALSEILHSFKQVIELPWFFDFLAFHMDLSGKNLSEKESHFGRLFGMMSIIRSSRLEGLPIIQNQPSKSINYDFNRPPSENMIECIVEQLLYISKKRSIYSELSFEILSSLFEQLSDSNFDKLWPFIKPIIPQSQDEYTPDLLSLLLLISKKFKKFNLIKQTVGWKHPSILNISNLSLLKNIFSESCKSHPRIHKVWRITFEILLADHEENATLLEFWKLIVEDNLFKTTSMNKRYLGLQLFEMLLPLVHPDIINDIFSENVIANLSESLKPTSPLHEVGSLAFQSIPRTAEISSQHRLALILFFSNNSHHHNQNPQNQQQQKQKFEQSISVDVINELVKDLDEDSIKIYLNSLYKLFINVVSSSSSSSNDNSNNNSNNEDEDDMVIDEMNNEEKSEKYIDSSRHWILSQIGHISKDLVKRPTESLIKLEPMLLELLQFLYFHSYYLTCESKPVAAVATATPVTKGKKKVTAAVVAAPVKTFTEELFTSKPKSEISQSIRDQCFIRFCSVLEELSYLTLESTKQQTTSYEGTMSNGEFWASKMASFQYDLLKKGSTDSDRPQLSTFLPMGIKPIDRIMKIVQSIQLKQKSAEKRLNQLVGFELLFVHVSLHYLTDAQEISEIIEDLTSAFEELTNPQPPQKSTTKKRSAPEQDKPQPFMVLLDVLISLLDKPIHILRTIIKQIFSIFADNISFQVLEHILTMIKAPTDELFNGLDGNGDDDEDNEDDDEFKPISPEELKQSKENSDDEDEEDDEEEEEEEEEEEEEDSDDDNSVNPELVARLKQTMGKHLLLDEDDEDEDLLEPTEEEAKMMDNYLKEVFKSKKEKKSNYQDIKTQTINLKSRLIDLLESYVKKFITNPNEYIFKMIPLMIEATSFDEPSISNRFISLFKNKFSQIRTTTDKSVNVQELNQLLSSLFDTILSSKHTGSSKDKEQQNNNSSAYILSGHAIYMIVRVLLSIKPPVATVAVQQTPSKKSTKSTKSTTNNNVVVEQPTPSEYGSLDIKLFSTKLDSIIECLLDRNNIVPSRFFTEFAQRFPTVIWASIKKVTTIIESPQNDYNSKKILDVLSSIVKRKDSYGTSGKNLLNNASDILTTLCNSLNGKEKQLKPNSIFDHLNIINQIIFSCLQIIKSSNSGDSTSLSNKLGSESCKLLESTLCRLYKLNNKQNIKDTSKKILLSLGLENNEIFESEKQKKLEKQQKKETQQKERQSNKEKSKQEIIERIEQSKQDRKNKSTDSKIDNKNKSKPKKKVEDDMEVVDEIFQDVDEKSKKNKKDSDKKSNDNNNKKDTTKKSTDNKSTDKKSTDKKSTDKKSTDKKSTDKKSTEKKSTKEDSQPMKKKQKK